TAATAGGATCAGTTTTGttgtctttttgtttatttttgtgctAACAAACATCATTATATGTTTTCTCATCTTTCCCGTTTGATTTGTGTGCATGTGGACATTTTAGTTCACAACCCCACCTCACAAATTTTGATGGGATTTTagtttactatttttttgaaGCTGGGCTTGTGGGACCCAAATCTCCATTTTTTTCaggaaagaacaaaaaaacataaCTCTTTTAAGATTAAGGAACATTTATTTGGCTCCATTCAATTGGGTGTTATATGTTCAATGTGTTCTGTCTTTTTCACTTGGAAGTGCTGTTGTGTTGTGTATCTTTGAATGGGTATTGGAGGCTCCTCGAGTTGACCctcaaattaatattttcattggATTATAGACTTATAGCTGAACTATTGGGGGTTGATTTCGATGTTGAATTCCTAATCAATGCTTAATTACCTTTATCTAGTTATACTAACAGTTCAAGgttctttgtgtttgattgaATGAACGTGATTgccttttttttggaaattgtttTCTACAGCAAGAATTGATTTTCAGTTTGCTTGATGTATGCGTTGTACAATTTTAGtaatttcaactttcaagtaaAAACAACTAAGATACTTTCCTCCTTCCTGAAGTTGACTTGTTACAAGTTGTTTGACTAATGGTCATGTGAGGAGGGTGTTAGACTAATGGTTAAGTAATTAAATTCACTGTTTCCTATCAGCTTCAAGTTTTGGGTTAAGTGGTAATTTATCACAAGTTAATATATGTAGATTAGAATATCCAATGATCAGTATCATCATACTGATATCTACTTTGATGGGGATGAGTTCAACATATACAAGACTagctctttctcagtttgtTGTTTGTTGacattgtaattttttgataaattgatTAGAAAGGGTGTAATAATGCTTTGCTTGAACAATGCCCCATATGCCTTTCCAAGCAAAATAATTTGTGTTAAGAATTAGATGTAGAATGGTAATCTGGGGAGTATAAAGATTGATAGTAAGCAGATACACTGACATGTTTgaaattgataagaaagagaGTTAGgttttacaagaaaaatacccaTTATGCTTTATCAGCGGCTTTATGTGTGTCATACAGATGGGGAGGTTGGGCTAGGGGATACAAATGATTGGAGCAAGAAAATATGTTCCATtgccctttttttctttaaacctAATAGTTCTTACTAATAAGATTGGAGGGTAGTGATTCTTCTGGGAGATTTATGTTAATGAGGTTGACAATTACTCCTTTTTTCCCCCAATAACTGTATAAAAACATGAGACTTTAGGTCAGTTTTTCTTATGCCATATAATGCGTAGCTATTAAACAGTAACATGTTCATTTATTGACTATAACTAAGAATTTGAGATTgtgtattgtaaaatttggAAAGAATGAGTACAAGAAGCAACCTTTTTTATGATAACCTGCTGTAGCACCCATAATTATGAGTGGGTGAAAGATTCTGCCCCtaaatctcatttttcttttcccaattCTATggattcttttcattttgatttctATTCTTAGATTTGGTTCTCTTTCATACTTGTGTATTGTTGTTGCATCCCTGAGCCTCTATGTAAAAGGTGATTTCACTGGCAGAGGCCAATAACTAAAGGATTTAGTGATAAATATTCTCCAAGTAAGTTTCACGAAACATAGTTCAGAGTTGCTGCAGTTGCAAGCTTCTAAAACAAAAGCTTGCTTTTGAATTCTATACTAAGAAGCACAAACACTttaaacaccccccccccccctcccaaatGTTGAGGGCACTCCTGCATGCGTATCCTCATTATGTTGGGAGAAAAAACATGAGTCTCCAAGTGACAATTTTTCAATGAAAGTTGGGGATAAACCAGATATTAGACCAAATAAAATGGCTGGTATAGAATTATGCTTAGCCAGTTtatattccttttattttttggcttttacatctttaaattttttttttttttttttcacttattaaCCTCTTAAAAATTCACTCTATTAGATATAATGAGGATCTTTCTTGGTTTTGTATATGAATCTTAAACTTGATTGGTAGTATGACTTTGCCAACCTTTCTACTCTTTTACAACAGGGATATATGTTGGTGAGGGAAATGTTATCCATTTTACTCGGGGAGGAGGCCAGGAAATTGGAATAGGAAATTTTTTAGACCGCATCATTGTGAGCTCATCACCTTCTCGTCCTTCAGATAATCCATGCCCAAGATGTGGTGATCAATCAAGGCTTGATGGAGTCATCTCTTCCTGTATGGATTGTTTCCTTTCCGGAGGAGAACTCTACATCTTTGAGTATAGTGTCTCCCCAGCTCTCTTTATTGCCAAAGCTCGTGGAGGTACCTGCACTCTTGCTTCTTCTGACTCACCTGAAGAAGTTATTCACCGTGCTTCTTATCTCCTCCAGAATGGTTTTGGTTGCTATGATATTTTCAGGAACAACTGTGAAGACTTTGCAATATACTGCAAAACAGGCCTGCTTGTGTATACTGCCATTAGTGTGGGCCGGAGTGGGCAGGCAACAGCCATTCTTGCTGCTGCTAGTGCTATCCTTTCTTCGCCACTTCGATTTCTGACTACCAGTTTTGGTGGTCTGGCAGCTGTAGGTTATGGCATGTATTGTTTCAGCCGTTTGGTTTCTGATATGGGAGTACGGCGTGATGTCAAAAAAGTTCCAGTGGAGATACTTGTTTGCCGCGCTGTCTCAGATGAGTCAGAGGCTGTAACTGAGATGGCCAAGGCAGACTAGTCTTTTGACATGGGCAGGTGTTATATGTGTGGTTTGCAGGAATTTGGTTATTATGGTGGCAATTTAGGACAGTTTGCTTTTGCTAGCCATTGTTTATACTTGTGATTGTGAATGTGTAAACTGGTTTTccatttaaacaattgattatttttaattatacaatATATTCAATTTTATGTGGTATGTAATTTAGTTTACCTCTTTTACTTTCAATTTTGCTGCTAGCAGCTCTGCAGTTTCTATGCATCCTTCTCTTCCCATCTAGGGTTTCATATGGGTAAAGATGATTTATTTTTCAAGCAATCTAACGCGGAACAACAAAACCCAGTTATAAAAGAAAGTTTTTCTCTAATGTTGGTCCACAAGTAAtaatttacttatcaaaaaaaaaaaaaaatcatgcaaagagagagagcaacTGGTTTTGCTGCTTGTATCTTCAGTTTGAGGATTACAGACAGTGGGTTGATTCTTGAGTGCACGGTAAAAAATGTATCACCCAATCAACTTGAGCTTGTGCGTATGGCAGCTTTGGAACAAACTTTTATTTACTTAAAGCCTTAAAGGTAAGACAAAGTAGCTTTTATTATGTAGTGAATTCATAAATTGTATGAAGGTGTAATGTTTACTGGAAAGAATATACTATTTGACATGCCCATCACAAAAAGTTTTTGAagggttgaaacttgaaaccttCCATGCTGAGACAAATGTAAGCCAGTTTGGCAGTGCTGTCTAACACGGATCTCAAATCTCATCTCTCAAAGCTCTTTCGACCAATTGGTTCTATAATTTTATTGACATCGCTAGAGAAATATCTGGAATGTCTTATCCTTCGCCATCCAGACAATTTGAGGTCATATAGATCGAGAATGAACTCGTTGGGCTTGTTTAAGACATTTCAGATTCTTGATTTTTGACACTTTTAAACACTTATTGATCTAACAGAGTTTTATCCATTAAATTGGTAAGGACATTTGAGGTGTCCATGGGTCGatttgggtcgggtttgtgcccaacctgGAACTGACCTGACAGAATTGAGTGGAGCAAAATCTCACCTGCCACCAACCGCCAAAGTAGACAGGTTAGGCAGACCAGACCTTCAACGGGTGGCAGACGGGTTAGTCGGCGTCATAGATCTGAGAAAACGGTAAGGAAACTATGAAAAAACAGTGagaaaaacccaaatccaacaaAAATCTCATCAGAATCTATGAGATTTCGCCAGATCCGACGAAAATCTCACTGGATTCAATGAGGTTTCGCCAAATCTGGTCAAAATCTCACCGGATCTACTTGAAATATTGCTGGAATTAGGTTTTTTCGCCGAGATCTGGAAAATTTTCACCAGAATCTAGGttttttcatcaaaatctaGAAATTTTTCGTCGAAATCTGGGTTTTTGTTGGACGGTTCAAGTTTTTCGAGTTTTGGGGGAGGGAAACCAAAACCGACCCACCAGAGTCGGTTTCTGGTGGAGAAGACCTGCCGCCAACTGCCGGAGTAGTCAAGTCAGTCAGTGTCAAATCAGATCCGATCAGTTTCTTCGAGTGGGTTGGGTCTTCGGATGGATTTGGACAG
This DNA window, taken from Quercus robur chromosome 2, dhQueRobu3.1, whole genome shotgun sequence, encodes the following:
- the LOC126714023 gene encoding protein LEAD-SENSITIVE 1, producing MGLLSNKIEREILKPGDHIYSWRHAYIYAHHGIYVGEGNVIHFTRGGGQEIGIGNFLDRIIVSSSPSRPSDNPCPRCGDQSRLDGVISSCMDCFLSGGELYIFEYSVSPALFIAKARGGTCTLASSDSPEEVIHRASYLLQNGFGCYDIFRNNCEDFAIYCKTGLLVYTAISVGRSGQATAILAAASAILSSPLRFLTTSFGGLAAVGYGMYCFSRLVSDMGVRRDVKKVPVEILVCRAVSDESEAVTEMAKAD